A genome region from Flavobacterium sp. CFS9 includes the following:
- a CDS encoding putative LPS assembly protein LptD, translating to MIIFDKKLYVSLTCQKTSHNFTKIAFKPLHTNLFNIVLLSFFLTLGCGNLYSQEIKNKKKPLPTVKQTDKQKSTATEKPEAPVSDTIKLDTVKAKKNFLDAVTKYKAKDYAKYDKKAKTLTLYNEAELYYKDVELKSGIIVLNMEKEEVYAGRIRDSAGVLIQYPNFKQGASEVQPDSIRFNFKTKKALIYNSRTEQGEFKIKAAITKKENDSVYFLRGARFTTAKDIDNPEYYFQTNKVKFIPGKKVITGLTNMVIADVPTPLALPFAYFPMSQEKSVSGIILPSYNDSNTRGFSLQNGGYYFALSDNYDLTVLGDYYTNGSYAMRFESTYAAKYKYRGNLNIRYENLITSERGYPDYSKEKIYNIQWSHSKDTKSNPNSTFSASVNMGSSKYFKRSINQANAGSNLNNTLNSSISYSKTFNTIPQARISLTATHSQNTQTEKIDMTLPTLQASVDRVYPFVGKDGVKKGFIKNINLQYNLSGKNSISTTDSLFFKPQMFRDAKIGMQHSIPISTNFKLFKYFSAGASTNYQETWVTKTENRQYDATKGQAVTTTVNGFDAYRTYNFSTNLGTTIYGTFNFGDDKKIQSIRHVMRPTMTYSYTPSFDQYYDNYTVDASGKISTYSRFDNGIFGAPGNSNSNIVSFALSNTFEAKVRDRDSTKTEPKKIMLLNNLNFSTSYNFNADGKQTLAWQPVIVSGGTQLLDNKMNVNFGAVLNPYAIDGAGHVMNVFNIDNGGSLFRLTSANLTVNYSFSNKGGGAQEKNTQSQRNGGRNDDLFGTNTDLNDSRNSQFANEKDDDKDVITEFFRSKLPWDMTMAYSLTYSNAARENKITGNSIMISANMDITPKWKGGVSTGYDFVQKGVTFTQFRFERDLLSWRMAFNWTPIGPNSNWNFFIGIKSGMLSDIKWNKRSTLNR from the coding sequence TTGATTATTTTTGACAAAAAATTATATGTAAGTTTGACATGTCAAAAAACAAGCCATAATTTTACAAAAATAGCATTTAAACCTTTGCATACAAACTTATTTAATATCGTTTTATTATCATTTTTCCTAACTTTAGGATGTGGTAATTTATATTCGCAAGAGATAAAAAACAAAAAAAAGCCTTTACCTACTGTAAAACAAACAGATAAACAAAAAAGCACTGCAACAGAGAAACCTGAGGCTCCCGTTTCAGACACTATAAAGCTGGATACGGTTAAGGCAAAAAAGAATTTCCTTGATGCTGTTACCAAATACAAAGCTAAAGATTACGCTAAATACGACAAAAAAGCTAAAACTCTTACCTTATATAATGAAGCCGAACTTTATTACAAAGATGTCGAATTAAAGTCGGGTATCATTGTTTTAAACATGGAAAAAGAAGAAGTTTATGCCGGACGTATTCGGGATTCGGCAGGTGTTTTGATACAATATCCAAACTTCAAACAAGGAGCCAGCGAAGTACAGCCGGACTCTATTCGTTTTAATTTTAAAACCAAAAAGGCTCTGATCTATAATTCGAGAACAGAACAAGGTGAATTTAAGATTAAAGCAGCCATTACCAAAAAAGAAAACGACTCGGTTTACTTTTTACGCGGTGCCCGTTTTACAACCGCAAAAGACATTGACAATCCGGAATACTATTTTCAGACTAATAAAGTAAAGTTCATACCTGGTAAAAAAGTAATTACCGGTTTAACAAATATGGTTATTGCGGACGTTCCTACTCCTTTGGCATTGCCTTTTGCCTATTTCCCAATGAGTCAGGAAAAAAGTGTTTCGGGTATTATTTTACCTAGTTACAACGACTCTAACACAAGAGGCTTCTCTTTGCAAAACGGAGGATATTATTTTGCATTAAGCGACAATTATGATCTGACAGTGCTGGGTGATTATTACACCAATGGTAGTTATGCCATGCGTTTCGAATCGACATACGCTGCGAAGTACAAATACAGAGGAAATCTTAATATCCGTTATGAAAACCTAATCACCAGTGAGCGTGGTTATCCTGACTATTCTAAGGAAAAAATCTACAACATTCAGTGGTCGCATTCGAAAGATACTAAATCGAATCCTAACTCTACATTTTCTGCCTCTGTAAACATGGGTAGCAGTAAGTACTTTAAGCGATCAATCAATCAGGCGAACGCAGGATCTAATTTAAATAACACTTTAAATTCATCCATCTCCTATAGTAAAACATTCAATACGATTCCACAGGCACGTATTTCGTTAACTGCCACGCACTCGCAAAATACCCAAACGGAAAAAATCGACATGACCTTACCAACCTTACAGGCAAGTGTGGATCGTGTTTATCCTTTTGTTGGAAAAGACGGCGTTAAAAAAGGGTTCATAAAAAACATCAATTTACAATATAACTTAAGCGGTAAAAACAGTATTTCAACAACAGACTCCCTGTTTTTCAAACCACAAATGTTTAGAGATGCTAAGATTGGAATGCAGCACAGTATTCCTATTAGTACTAACTTTAAATTATTTAAATACTTTAGTGCCGGAGCCTCTACCAATTATCAGGAAACCTGGGTAACCAAAACTGAAAACAGACAATACGATGCAACTAAAGGTCAAGCAGTAACTACCACTGTTAATGGTTTTGATGCTTACAGAACTTACAATTTCAGCACCAACTTAGGAACTACCATTTACGGTACTTTTAATTTTGGTGACGACAAAAAAATTCAATCCATACGTCACGTCATGAGACCAACTATGACGTATTCTTATACACCTAGTTTTGATCAATATTACGACAATTATACGGTAGACGCATCCGGAAAAATTAGCACATACTCCAGATTTGATAATGGTATTTTTGGCGCTCCCGGAAACAGCAACTCTAATATTGTGTCATTTGCTTTAAGTAATACTTTTGAAGCCAAAGTAAGAGACCGTGACAGTACAAAAACAGAGCCGAAAAAGATCATGTTGCTGAACAACTTAAACTTCAGTACCAGTTATAATTTCAATGCTGACGGAAAGCAAACTTTAGCCTGGCAGCCGGTAATTGTAAGCGGTGGAACTCAGCTTTTGGATAACAAAATGAATGTGAACTTTGGGGCTGTTTTAAATCCGTATGCAATTGATGGTGCAGGACACGTAATGAATGTTTTTAACATCGATAATGGAGGAAGTTTATTCCGATTAACGAGTGCCAACCTTACGGTAAACTACTCCTTCTCGAACAAGGGAGGCGGTGCACAGGAAAAGAACACGCAAAGCCAGCGAAATGGAGGTCGTAATGATGACTTATTCGGAACAAATACAGATCTAAACGACAGCAGAAATAGTCAATTTGCCAACGAAAAAGATGATGATAAAGATGTGATCACTGAGTTTTTCCGCTCTAAACTTCCATGGGATATGACTATGGCGTACTCTCTAACGTACTCGAATGCTGCCAGAGAAAATAAAATTACCGGAAACTCGATCATGATATCTGCCAATATGGATATTACTCCTAAATGGAAAGGCGGGGTTTCTACGGGTTACGATTTTGTACAAAAAGGAGTCACTTT
- a CDS encoding N-acetylmuramoyl-L-alanine amidase translates to MNGFNKIKVIFTFFLTIWSFCAYSQANVFKVTLDAGHGDHDFGAVYSGRIEKNIALAIVLKVGKILEASPNVNVIYTRKTDVFIDLVERANIANRANSNIFVSIHCNANKNTAADGTETYVMGLSKVASNLEAAKKENSVITLEKDYKRKYEGFDPNSPESMIGMTLMQEEYLDNSISLASKIEDNFDKLGKKLRHGGVKQAPFMVLHKAYMPRVLVETGFVSNPTEGNILNSEEGQNDIAKAIAEAILSYKSEYFGSGVPEIIDSKPAKDTSTPVKTKEVEAPAAVKNAPKGTFFKVQLIASIKKTPLEPKNFKGLKNVTMLYENNIYKYFYQETSSYDAAKKYLEEAKDKGYGAAFLVATKDGEKISIQDAIK, encoded by the coding sequence ATGAATGGATTTAACAAAATTAAAGTAATATTTACTTTTTTTCTAACGATATGGTCTTTTTGTGCTTATAGCCAGGCAAATGTTTTTAAGGTAACACTTGATGCTGGACATGGTGATCACGACTTTGGAGCTGTTTACAGTGGACGGATTGAAAAAAATATTGCTTTAGCTATTGTTTTAAAAGTGGGTAAAATCTTAGAAGCAAGTCCTAATGTTAATGTAATATATACTCGTAAAACGGATGTTTTTATTGATTTGGTCGAAAGAGCCAACATTGCAAACAGAGCAAATTCCAATATTTTTGTATCCATCCATTGTAATGCAAATAAAAACACAGCTGCCGACGGAACAGAAACCTATGTAATGGGTTTGAGTAAAGTAGCATCGAATCTTGAAGCTGCGAAAAAAGAGAACTCTGTAATTACTTTAGAAAAAGACTATAAACGTAAATACGAAGGTTTTGATCCAAATTCACCTGAATCGATGATCGGAATGACTTTAATGCAGGAAGAATATTTGGATAACAGTATTTCTTTGGCCAGTAAAATCGAAGACAATTTTGATAAATTGGGGAAAAAACTGAGACACGGAGGGGTGAAGCAAGCGCCTTTCATGGTACTTCATAAAGCATATATGCCCAGAGTTTTAGTAGAAACCGGGTTTGTATCCAATCCAACAGAAGGAAATATTCTAAATTCGGAAGAAGGACAAAATGATATTGCAAAAGCGATTGCTGAGGCAATTTTGAGCTATAAAAGCGAATATTTTGGTTCAGGTGTTCCGGAAATAATAGACTCAAAACCGGCAAAAGATACTTCAACTCCGGTAAAAACAAAGGAAGTTGAAGCTCCTGCAGCAGTTAAAAATGCTCCGAAAGGCACATTCTTTAAGGTACAGCTTATTGCCAGTATTAAAAAAACACCATTGGAGCCTAAAAATTTTAAAGGACTTAAAAACGTAACGATGCTGTACGAAAATAATATTTACAAATATTTCTATCAGGAAACTTCAAGTTACGATGCTGCCAAAAAATATTTGGAAGAAGCTAAAGATAAAGGATATGGAGCTGCCTTTTTGGTTGCAACCAAAGATGGAGAGAAGATCAGTATTCAAGACGCCATTAAATAA
- a CDS encoding MlaD family protein: MKLTREIKTAILVIASILLFIWGYSFLKGKDLFTNYKTLYAEYDNVEDLSASAPVTINGLTIGKVTKITINEVTGKLLVELQLKTDFPISKTSQASLYSPSLIGGKQIKIVPNFADKELAADGQTLASVVEPGLKESLGGKIEPIQVKLEKMLVNIDNLVSGLNNVLDKKGQEDLKKTLAELSQTMEQFHKASGSINTILDTNKGQINGVVSNFNKMSSNFNKISDSLNKADLGKTVRNLNQTLAKVDGIMSNLNSGKGTAGKLLNDDALYNNLAKTSKELELLLQDVRLYPTRYVNVSLFGKKNKPYVAPTEDANTTTKK; encoded by the coding sequence TTGAAACTAACAAGAGAAATTAAAACGGCTATTTTAGTCATCGCGTCAATTTTATTATTTATTTGGGGCTATAGTTTTTTAAAAGGCAAAGACCTTTTTACCAATTACAAAACATTATATGCAGAGTATGATAATGTTGAAGATTTATCAGCATCTGCTCCCGTAACCATAAACGGACTTACGATTGGTAAAGTAACTAAAATTACAATCAATGAAGTAACAGGGAAATTATTAGTTGAACTTCAATTAAAAACAGATTTTCCAATTTCTAAAACAAGTCAGGCATCTTTGTATTCTCCAAGTCTAATTGGAGGAAAACAGATCAAGATTGTTCCTAATTTTGCAGACAAAGAACTGGCAGCTGATGGTCAGACTTTGGCTTCGGTTGTTGAACCGGGACTGAAAGAATCTTTAGGCGGAAAAATTGAACCAATTCAGGTGAAATTAGAAAAAATGTTGGTCAATATTGATAATCTGGTTTCCGGATTAAACAACGTTTTAGATAAAAAAGGACAAGAAGATCTGAAGAAGACTTTAGCAGAATTGAGCCAGACTATGGAGCAATTCCATAAAGCTTCAGGAAGCATCAATACTATCTTAGATACCAACAAAGGACAGATTAACGGAGTGGTAAGCAACTTCAATAAAATGTCCAGTAATTTCAATAAAATCTCTGATTCTTTAAATAAAGCAGATTTAGGAAAAACAGTTCGAAACTTAAATCAGACTTTGGCTAAAGTGGATGGTATTATGAGTAATTTGAACTCAGGAAAAGGTACTGCAGGTAAATTATTGAATGATGATGCCTTGTATAATAATCTCGCGAAAACTTCAAAAGAGCTTGAATTGTTGTTACAGGATGTTCGTCTTTACCCAACACGTTATGTAAATGTTTCGCTTTTCGGAAAGAAAAACAAACCTTATGTAGCACCAACAGAAGACGCTAACACAACCACTAAAAAATAA